Proteins from a genomic interval of Caulobacter rhizosphaerae:
- a CDS encoding acyl-CoA dehydrogenase family protein, with the protein MNLDFSPEDVAFRDEVRAFIAENYPAGLREKQEEGEEMAKEDFLSWHRVLAKKGWVAPAWPEKYGGPGWTSVQRYIWSEETARADCVPILPFGINMVGPVIYTFATPEQKERFLPPTLSGDIWWAQGYSEPGAGSDLASLKTKAERFTGDDGKEYYLVNGQKTWTTLAQHGDWIFCLVRTDPNAKIQEGISFLLIDMKSPGVTVRPIITLGGEHEVNEVWLENVKVPVENRIYEENKGWTCAKFLLAHERSGIAGVARSKRGIERIRQIASTELGDDGQPLLADPAFKRKVADLEIDLTALEYTELRTLAGEAAGKGPGPESSVLKIKGTEIQQRITELVLEAAGHYGAPYFRGFPNDGDNAHPIGPDWAHRAAPTYFNVRKTSIYGGSNEIQRNIIAKMVLGL; encoded by the coding sequence ATGAACCTCGATTTCTCGCCCGAAGACGTCGCGTTCCGCGACGAGGTCCGCGCCTTCATCGCCGAGAACTACCCCGCCGGCCTGCGCGAGAAGCAGGAGGAGGGCGAGGAGATGGCCAAGGAGGATTTCCTGTCCTGGCACCGCGTCCTGGCCAAGAAGGGCTGGGTGGCGCCGGCCTGGCCGGAGAAGTACGGCGGCCCGGGCTGGACCTCGGTGCAGCGCTACATCTGGTCGGAAGAGACCGCCCGCGCCGACTGCGTGCCGATCCTGCCGTTCGGCATCAATATGGTCGGGCCGGTGATCTACACCTTCGCCACCCCCGAGCAGAAGGAACGCTTCCTGCCGCCGACCCTGTCGGGCGACATCTGGTGGGCCCAGGGCTATTCGGAGCCGGGCGCCGGGTCGGACCTGGCCAGCCTGAAGACCAAGGCCGAGCGTTTCACCGGCGACGACGGCAAGGAATACTACCTGGTCAACGGCCAGAAGACCTGGACCACCCTGGCCCAGCACGGCGACTGGATCTTCTGCCTGGTCCGCACCGACCCTAACGCCAAGATCCAGGAAGGCATCTCGTTCCTGCTGATCGACATGAAGTCGCCGGGTGTGACCGTGCGGCCGATCATCACCCTGGGCGGCGAGCACGAGGTCAACGAGGTCTGGCTGGAGAACGTCAAGGTGCCGGTCGAGAACCGGATCTACGAGGAGAACAAGGGCTGGACCTGCGCCAAGTTCCTGCTGGCCCACGAGCGTAGCGGCATCGCCGGCGTGGCCCGCTCCAAGCGCGGCATCGAGCGCATCCGCCAGATCGCCTCCACCGAGTTGGGCGACGACGGCCAGCCCCTGCTGGCCGACCCGGCCTTCAAGCGCAAGGTCGCGGATCTTGAAATCGACCTGACGGCCCTGGAATACACCGAACTGCGCACCCTCGCCGGCGAGGCGGCGGGCAAGGGGCCGGGTCCGGAATCCTCGGTCCTGAAGATCAAGGGCACCGAGATCCAGCAGCGGATCACCGAACTGGTGCTGGAGGCGGCCGGCCACTATGGCGCGCCGTACTTCCGCGGCTTCCCGAACGACGGCGACAACGCCCACCCGATCGGTCCCGACTGGGCTCACCGCGCCGCCCCGACCTATTTCAACGTCCGCAAGACCTCGATCTACGGCGGCTCCAACGAGATCCAGCGCAACATCATCGCCAAGATGGTGCTGGGGCTTTGA
- a CDS encoding nicotinate-nucleotide--dimethylbenzimidazole phosphoribosyltransferase, whose protein sequence is MTASSPAASPFDDIRQLAADAPAAPASTFEGGDRLAEISAWLTAWTGKTPPVVLRPVVALYAGARQGVGPRGYARERLEAVAAGGANVCRIAGVQGAGLEAFDLAIDRPTPDAAAKASMSEKECAATMAFGMEALAKQPDLLIPGVIAAETDRAAGAIALALVGGEASDWSDAPEPVAAAVTRAAGEDNLSDPLQALRQLGGRETAALVGAILAARVQKIPVLLDGYAAAAAAAVLHAIDPALIAHCQASHVGTAKGHARLLEALGKRPLINLDIAEEEGVGGVTALALVRLACEVR, encoded by the coding sequence ATGACCGCTTCCTCGCCCGCCGCTTCGCCCTTCGACGACATCCGCCAACTGGCCGCCGACGCGCCGGCCGCTCCGGCCTCGACCTTCGAAGGCGGTGATCGTCTGGCCGAGATCTCCGCATGGCTGACGGCCTGGACCGGCAAGACGCCGCCGGTCGTGCTCCGCCCGGTCGTCGCCCTGTATGCCGGCGCGCGCCAGGGCGTGGGGCCGCGCGGCTACGCTCGCGAGCGCCTGGAAGCCGTGGCCGCCGGCGGGGCCAATGTCTGCCGCATCGCCGGTGTCCAGGGCGCAGGCCTGGAAGCCTTCGATCTGGCCATCGACCGTCCGACGCCCGACGCGGCCGCCAAGGCGTCGATGAGCGAGAAGGAATGCGCCGCGACCATGGCCTTCGGCATGGAGGCACTGGCCAAGCAGCCCGACCTGCTGATCCCCGGCGTGATCGCCGCCGAGACCGACCGCGCCGCCGGCGCCATCGCCCTGGCCCTGGTCGGCGGCGAGGCTTCGGACTGGAGCGATGCGCCCGAACCGGTCGCCGCCGCCGTGACCCGCGCCGCCGGCGAGGACAACCTGTCCGACCCGCTGCAGGCCCTGCGCCAGCTGGGCGGTCGCGAAACCGCCGCCCTGGTCGGGGCGATCCTGGCCGCCCGGGTCCAGAAGATTCCCGTCCTGCTGGACGGCTACGCCGCCGCCGCCGCCGCGGCGGTGCTGCACGCGATCGATCCGGCCCTGATCGCCCACTGCCAGGCCAGCCATGTCGGGACCGCCAAGGGCCACGCCCGCCTGCTGGAGGCGTTGGGCAAGCGGCCGCTGATCAACCTGGACATCGCCGAGGAGGAGGGGGTCGGCGGCGTGACGGCCCTGGCCCTGGTGCGGCTGGCCTGCGAGGTTCGGTGA
- a CDS encoding DUF1289 domain-containing protein, producing MSSATPPKARDEDALNSAPRPPRPIATPCVKVCAVDGRSGFCLGCRRTLPEIAGWARLSDEERSAIMAALPHRPDPMADLMAGRG from the coding sequence ATGAGCTCGGCCACGCCCCCTAAAGCCCGTGACGAGGACGCCCTGAATTCGGCGCCCCGCCCGCCCCGTCCGATCGCCACGCCCTGCGTGAAGGTGTGCGCGGTGGATGGGCGGAGCGGCTTCTGCCTGGGTTGCCGGCGAACCCTTCCGGAGATCGCCGGCTGGGCTCGCTTGAGCGACGAGGAGCGGTCGGCGATCATGGCCGCCCTGCCCCACCGCCCTGACCCGATGGCCGACCTGATGGCCGGCCGGGGCTAG
- a CDS encoding TIGR02281 family clan AA aspartic protease, producing MFKFAAIAMVGALSAVGAAKAVVSLDDLRQPDLRGPAPAVATADDGAAQIVKAADGHFWAEAKVDGRAVRFLIDTGATAVALSQTDAKRLGIDTKALDYSYKVMTASGQTRAASVKLASVSVAGAQVRDVEALVVEKGLETSLLGMSYLGRLSSFQATPRALVLRS from the coding sequence ATGTTCAAGTTCGCGGCCATCGCAATGGTAGGCGCACTCTCGGCGGTCGGGGCGGCGAAGGCCGTCGTGTCGCTGGACGACCTGCGCCAGCCGGACCTGCGCGGCCCCGCCCCGGCCGTGGCGACCGCCGATGACGGCGCCGCCCAGATCGTCAAGGCGGCCGACGGCCATTTCTGGGCCGAGGCCAAGGTCGATGGTCGCGCCGTGCGCTTCCTGATCGACACCGGAGCCACCGCCGTCGCCCTCAGCCAGACCGACGCCAAGCGGCTGGGCATCGACACCAAGGCGCTGGACTACAGCTACAAGGTCATGACCGCTTCGGGCCAGACCCGCGCCGCCTCGGTCAAGTTGGCCAGCGTGTCGGTGGCCGGCGCCCAGGTGCGCGACGTCGAGGCCCTGGTGGTGGAGAAGGGCCTGGAGACTTCGCTGCTGGGCATGAGCTATCTGGGCCGGCTGTCCAGCTTCCAGGCTACGCCGCGCGCCCTGGTGCTGCGCTCCTGA
- the dusA gene encoding tRNA dihydrouridine(20/20a) synthase DusA: protein MLMTKFSVAPMMDWSDRHCRSLHRVLSRRTLLYSEMVTSGAVLNGDREKLLGFDAGQHPVALQLGGSEPADLAAAARIGEDWGYDEINLNVGCPSDRVQSGRFGACLMREPQLVADCMAAMAAAVSVPVTVKCRIGVDDQDPEQSLFELVDLSAQAGVTTFVVHARKAWLKGLSPKENRDVPPLDYPLVHRLKRERPDLTIVINGGIPDLDVALAQLEHVDGAMLGRAAYHEPGLLGQVDRRVFGEDVADIDAFEAVELYKPYMAAQLAAGVHLAAMSRHMLGLFHGLPGARAWRRILTVDGVKAGAGLEVVDRALSAVRQAVDAREARALDAVAS, encoded by the coding sequence ATGCTTATGACGAAATTCTCCGTGGCTCCGATGATGGATTGGAGCGACCGTCACTGCCGGTCGCTGCATCGGGTGCTGTCGCGCCGGACGCTGCTGTATTCCGAGATGGTGACCAGCGGGGCGGTGCTGAACGGCGATCGCGAGAAGCTGCTGGGCTTCGACGCCGGCCAGCATCCGGTGGCGCTGCAACTGGGCGGATCCGAGCCCGCAGACCTGGCCGCCGCCGCCAGGATCGGCGAGGACTGGGGCTATGACGAGATCAATCTGAACGTCGGCTGCCCGTCCGACCGCGTGCAGAGCGGGCGGTTCGGAGCCTGCCTGATGCGCGAGCCGCAGCTGGTGGCGGACTGCATGGCGGCCATGGCGGCGGCGGTGTCCGTACCGGTGACCGTCAAGTGCCGGATCGGCGTCGACGACCAGGACCCGGAACAGAGCCTGTTCGAGCTGGTCGACCTGTCGGCCCAGGCCGGCGTCACCACCTTCGTGGTCCATGCGCGCAAGGCCTGGCTGAAGGGGCTGTCGCCGAAGGAAAACCGCGACGTGCCGCCGCTGGACTATCCGCTGGTCCACCGGCTGAAGCGCGAGCGCCCGGACCTGACGATCGTGATCAACGGCGGCATTCCTGACCTCGACGTGGCTTTGGCCCAGCTGGAGCACGTGGACGGGGCGATGCTGGGGCGGGCGGCCTACCATGAGCCGGGCCTGCTGGGGCAGGTCGACCGTCGGGTGTTCGGCGAGGACGTCGCCGATATCGATGCGTTCGAGGCGGTCGAGCTCTACAAGCCCTACATGGCCGCCCAGCTGGCGGCGGGCGTGCACCTGGCGGCGATGAGCCGTCACATGCTGGGTCTGTTCCACGGTTTGCCTGGCGCGCGCGCCTGGCGCCGCATCCTGACCGTCGACGGCGTGAAGGCCGGGGCGGGGCTGGAGGTGGTCGACCGCGCCCTGAGCGCCGTCCGCCAGGCGGTCGACGCGCGCGAGGCGCGGGCGCTGGACGCCGTCGCCAGCTAA
- a CDS encoding sensor histidine kinase — MRLIKAVLIATMLLHTSAASAAEPVRRLAHYTHQRWTEEGEAPAPVLAMDQGRDGYLWLATGVGLFRFDGINFEPIDIEPGQGRQDPPSAVLAARNGDIWTSLGETHRFAVYRDGALRASALPAAPNRVVAMAEGKDGAIWALTARFDAELLRLRGHRWRAFNAAQGLPRDDALSLLVAADGAVWVSLSNSVARLPPGAERFEVVRRTPRANGMLSQDPLGRVWLSARTGSYPLTGPGGHGPPPAGPPYRTDDAQIRGAPRFDRAGNLWIATRYGGVQRVAAAGAFGRSSRLIETLGDRDGLSSDLTNQVFEDREGNIWIGSEKGLDKLRPATLRSEPLLNHPAAFGDKLLSASDGSVYVGEADTIYRIAPDGAPKPILRGVREPQSLCEAPDGAVWIAFATRVVVWKDGRTLRTFNRPDTDSIIYDCAFDRRGDFWISAAAGGLLRHHQGRWEAMFAQADGERFHPMTMVRDADGRLVLQWALRRLAWVDYPTRTFQGLDLGRDATAVTLYPAANGDVLAAGDFGLSRFRDGRVDTIRAGALRGRISGVVQTPQGDTWLAYPRALVRLGAQDLERAFARHAFSPPDLSLGFGDGLTSRPHSHTQRALVQGGDGRIWVATETGTLWMDPRHIVRTHLPPDVSIRSLAAGDHLYRDPADLRLKKATSSLEIDYAVLSFADPRQVSVRYKLEGFDRDWVDPGARRQAFYTNLKPGKYRFHVIAASNEGVWNRTGAAVAFDIPPTFLQSRWFLALCIGLTLALLWLFYRLRLAQLEQRIHVGHEARLSERERIARELHDTLLQSVQGLVLRFQSVANKMPPGDQSRDLLESALKRADDVIVDGRNRVRDLRMAESPGDLPAILEERGAAAGFDPPIPIHIITEGVARTVHPLVAAEIGRVAGEALFNIARHAKAQSVEVSIGFTDHQLSVRIRDDGVGIPQEVVVKGHKPGHFGLVGMRERAQRIGGALSIESRPGAGAEITLKLPARLAYADKAPARSRLSNFLRRFGRAPVA, encoded by the coding sequence GTGCGATTGATCAAGGCCGTCCTCATTGCGACGATGCTGTTGCACACCTCCGCGGCGTCCGCCGCCGAGCCGGTGCGTCGCCTGGCCCACTACACCCATCAGCGATGGACCGAAGAGGGCGAGGCTCCCGCCCCCGTGCTCGCCATGGACCAGGGCCGCGACGGCTATCTCTGGCTCGCGACGGGCGTAGGTCTTTTCCGATTCGACGGGATCAACTTCGAGCCGATCGACATCGAGCCCGGCCAGGGGCGGCAGGATCCGCCGAGCGCCGTGCTGGCGGCGCGCAACGGGGACATCTGGACCAGCCTCGGCGAGACACACCGCTTCGCCGTCTATCGCGACGGCGCCTTGCGCGCCTCGGCCCTGCCCGCCGCGCCCAATCGGGTCGTGGCGATGGCCGAGGGGAAGGACGGCGCGATCTGGGCCCTCACCGCCCGGTTCGACGCCGAACTGCTGCGACTTCGCGGCCATCGGTGGCGCGCCTTCAACGCCGCCCAAGGCCTGCCGCGCGACGACGCTCTCAGCTTGCTGGTGGCGGCTGACGGCGCGGTCTGGGTGTCGCTCAGCAATTCGGTCGCGCGCCTGCCGCCCGGCGCAGAGCGGTTCGAAGTCGTGCGCAGGACGCCGCGCGCCAATGGAATGCTGTCGCAGGACCCCCTTGGGCGCGTCTGGCTGTCGGCGCGAACCGGCAGCTATCCCCTCACCGGCCCGGGTGGGCATGGCCCGCCCCCTGCCGGCCCGCCCTATCGCACCGACGACGCCCAGATCCGTGGCGCGCCTCGGTTCGATCGCGCAGGAAACCTCTGGATCGCGACACGCTACGGCGGCGTGCAACGGGTCGCGGCGGCGGGCGCCTTCGGACGCTCGAGCCGCTTGATCGAAACCCTTGGCGATCGCGATGGCCTGTCCTCGGACCTGACCAATCAAGTCTTCGAGGACCGCGAGGGCAACATCTGGATCGGCTCGGAAAAGGGCTTGGACAAGCTGCGTCCGGCGACGCTCCGGTCCGAGCCTTTGCTGAACCATCCTGCCGCCTTCGGCGACAAGCTGCTCTCGGCGTCCGACGGCAGCGTGTATGTCGGGGAGGCCGACACGATCTACCGGATCGCGCCGGACGGCGCCCCGAAGCCCATACTGCGTGGCGTCCGCGAACCGCAGAGCCTCTGCGAGGCGCCGGACGGCGCGGTCTGGATCGCCTTCGCCACGCGCGTCGTGGTGTGGAAGGACGGTCGAACGCTCCGGACATTCAACCGCCCCGACACCGACAGCATCATCTATGACTGCGCGTTCGACAGGCGCGGCGACTTCTGGATTTCCGCCGCCGCGGGCGGACTGCTGCGCCATCACCAAGGGCGCTGGGAAGCGATGTTCGCTCAAGCCGACGGCGAGCGGTTTCACCCGATGACCATGGTTCGGGACGCCGACGGACGGCTGGTGCTGCAATGGGCGCTGCGCCGCCTGGCCTGGGTGGACTATCCCACCCGCACGTTCCAGGGCCTGGACCTCGGCCGCGACGCCACCGCCGTGACCCTCTATCCTGCCGCGAACGGCGATGTCCTGGCCGCGGGCGACTTCGGACTGTCGCGGTTTCGCGATGGACGGGTCGACACGATACGGGCCGGCGCGCTGCGCGGTCGGATCAGCGGGGTGGTCCAGACGCCGCAGGGCGACACCTGGCTAGCCTATCCCAGGGCCCTGGTTCGGCTCGGCGCCCAGGACCTTGAGCGCGCCTTCGCCCGCCACGCCTTTTCTCCCCCCGACCTCTCGCTGGGCTTTGGCGACGGCCTGACCAGCCGCCCCCACTCGCACACCCAGCGCGCGCTGGTCCAAGGCGGCGACGGGCGGATCTGGGTCGCGACCGAGACCGGAACCCTGTGGATGGATCCTCGACACATCGTTCGCACGCATCTTCCGCCCGATGTCTCGATCCGGTCGCTGGCCGCGGGCGACCACCTCTATCGGGACCCCGCAGACCTCAGGCTCAAGAAGGCGACGTCCAGCCTTGAGATCGACTACGCGGTGCTCAGCTTCGCCGATCCCCGTCAGGTCAGCGTCCGCTATAAGCTCGAAGGCTTCGATCGCGACTGGGTCGATCCAGGCGCGCGACGGCAGGCGTTCTACACCAATCTCAAGCCCGGCAAGTACCGCTTCCACGTGATCGCGGCCAGCAACGAGGGCGTCTGGAACCGGACCGGCGCGGCGGTCGCGTTCGACATCCCGCCGACCTTCCTGCAGTCGCGCTGGTTTTTGGCCCTGTGCATCGGCTTGACCCTGGCGCTGCTCTGGCTGTTCTACCGGCTCCGCCTGGCCCAGCTGGAGCAGCGTATCCATGTCGGCCACGAGGCGCGGCTCAGCGAGCGCGAGCGGATCGCGCGAGAACTGCACGACACGCTGCTGCAAAGCGTCCAGGGCCTGGTGCTGCGGTTCCAGTCGGTGGCCAACAAGATGCCGCCGGGCGACCAGTCCCGAGACCTGCTGGAATCTGCGCTCAAGCGTGCGGACGACGTCATCGTCGATGGCCGCAACCGGGTGCGCGACCTGAGGATGGCCGAAAGTCCCGGCGACCTCCCCGCGATCCTGGAAGAACGGGGGGCCGCGGCGGGGTTCGATCCGCCCATCCCCATCCACATCATCACCGAGGGCGTCGCGCGCACCGTGCATCCGCTGGTCGCCGCCGAGATCGGCCGCGTCGCGGGCGAGGCGCTGTTCAACATCGCACGCCACGCCAAGGCCCAGTCGGTCGAGGTCTCGATCGGCTTCACCGACCATCAGCTGAGCGTCCGGATCCGCGACGACGGCGTGGGCATCCCGCAAGAGGTCGTGGTCAAGGGCCACAAGCCCGGCCACTTCGGCCTCGTGGGCATGCGCGAGCGCGCCCAGCGGATCGGCGGCGCCCTGTCGATCGAGAGCCGGCCGGGCGCCGGCGCCGAGATCACCCTGAAACTACCCGCGCGACTGGCCTATGCCGACAAGGCTCCCGCGCGGTCGCGCCTGTCCAACTTCCTTCGTCGTTTTGGGAGAGCCCCCGTTGCCTGA
- a CDS encoding response regulator, giving the protein MPESSSRPIRILVVDDHPILREGVAAILEDRDDMLLVGEARDGVEAIVQFRDLRPDVTLMDLQMPGMGGVEAIKAIRAEHPTACIVVLTTYDGDVQAVRALKAGAMGYLLKSSLRTEMLDAIHSVSQGRRYLHRNIADEIAMHILEDGLSEREVTVLQLVAVGKANKEIARDLGISEETVKGYLKGVFTKLGVSDRTHAVTVAARRGIIEL; this is encoded by the coding sequence TTGCCTGAGTCCAGTTCGCGTCCCATCCGCATCCTCGTGGTCGATGATCACCCGATCCTTCGCGAGGGCGTCGCCGCGATTCTGGAGGATCGCGACGATATGCTGCTGGTCGGCGAGGCGCGTGACGGCGTCGAGGCCATCGTCCAGTTCCGCGACCTGCGGCCTGACGTGACCCTGATGGACCTGCAGATGCCGGGCATGGGCGGGGTCGAGGCGATCAAGGCGATCCGCGCGGAACATCCCACCGCCTGCATCGTCGTGCTGACCACCTATGACGGCGACGTGCAGGCTGTCCGCGCGCTGAAGGCCGGCGCCATGGGCTACCTGCTGAAAAGCAGCCTGCGCACCGAGATGCTCGACGCGATCCACAGCGTCAGTCAGGGCCGCCGCTATCTGCATCGCAACATCGCCGACGAGATCGCCATGCACATCCTCGAAGACGGCCTCAGCGAGCGCGAAGTGACGGTTCTGCAGCTTGTCGCCGTCGGCAAGGCCAACAAGGAAATCGCCCGCGATCTGGGCATCTCCGAGGAGACGGTGAAGGGCTATCTGAAGGGCGTCTTCACCAAGCTCGGCGTGTCCGACCGCACCCACGCCGTCACGGTCGCAGCGCGCCGCGGGATCATCGAGCTCTGA
- a CDS encoding alpha/beta fold hydrolase, giving the protein MRTLLKIMGLTAALATASVAQSAEPAAKPTIVLVHGAFADASGWNGVVAKLSQDGYPVVAAANPLRALKSDAESLSALIRSIGGSVVLVGHSYGGEVITEAAKGQGNVVALVYVAGFLPDAGESALSLSGKFPGSTLAHALAPVVLQDGDEDFYIQPAKFHAQFAADAPAATAALMAATQRPVTGRALSDMATAPTWKQLPSYVIYGTADRNIPAEAERFMADRAKARKTVAVEGGSHALMVSHPGEIVALIEEAASAR; this is encoded by the coding sequence ATGCGCACTCTGCTCAAGATCATGGGCCTGACCGCGGCGCTGGCGACGGCGAGCGTCGCCCAGTCGGCCGAGCCTGCCGCCAAGCCGACCATCGTTCTGGTACACGGCGCCTTCGCAGACGCTTCGGGCTGGAACGGCGTGGTCGCGAAGCTCAGCCAGGACGGCTATCCGGTGGTCGCCGCCGCCAATCCACTAAGGGCTTTGAAATCCGACGCAGAGTCCCTTTCAGCGCTGATCAGGTCCATCGGCGGATCGGTGGTTCTGGTGGGCCACTCCTACGGCGGCGAGGTGATTACCGAGGCCGCGAAGGGTCAGGGCAATGTCGTCGCCTTGGTCTATGTCGCGGGTTTCCTGCCGGACGCTGGTGAATCGGCGCTCTCGCTGTCGGGAAAGTTCCCGGGCAGCACGCTGGCCCACGCGCTGGCCCCGGTCGTGCTGCAGGACGGCGACGAGGATTTTTACATCCAACCCGCCAAGTTCCACGCGCAATTCGCCGCGGACGCGCCGGCCGCGACGGCGGCTCTCATGGCCGCGACCCAGCGCCCGGTGACGGGACGGGCGTTGTCCGACATGGCGACGGCGCCGACCTGGAAGCAGTTGCCGTCGTACGTGATCTATGGAACCGCCGACCGCAACATTCCGGCGGAGGCCGAGCGGTTCATGGCCGACCGCGCCAAGGCCCGTAAGACTGTCGCCGTCGAGGGCGGCTCGCACGCCCTGATGGTGTCGCATCCCGGCGAGATCGTCGCCCTGATCGAGGAAGCCGCTTCGGCGCGCTGA
- a CDS encoding helix-turn-helix domain-containing protein, which produces MPPGTDSTETVNGRSSSLAGLLADALGDLAPEQISARAKIAAALWMVGGEQALTAHTGGFAPWLVKRLRAHIETNIETPLRLEDVAGLARVSRSHFSRAFKKTFGEPFSRYVMGVRLERARRLLIDTNQSISEIALACGLSDQSHLTRLFHRRYGAPPRAWRRVHGWPVASAAEQPLGFRRPGDQAAARS; this is translated from the coding sequence ATGCCGCCAGGGACCGACTCCACCGAGACCGTCAACGGGCGCTCGTCCAGCCTGGCCGGACTGCTGGCCGACGCCCTGGGCGATCTCGCGCCGGAGCAGATCAGCGCCCGCGCCAAGATCGCCGCCGCGCTGTGGATGGTCGGCGGCGAACAGGCGCTTACGGCCCACACCGGCGGCTTCGCGCCCTGGCTGGTCAAGCGGCTAAGGGCGCATATCGAGACCAATATCGAAACGCCCCTGCGCCTCGAAGACGTCGCGGGCCTGGCGCGCGTTAGCCGCAGCCATTTCTCGCGAGCGTTCAAGAAGACCTTCGGCGAGCCCTTCTCGCGCTATGTCATGGGCGTGCGGTTGGAACGGGCCCGGCGACTGCTGATCGACACCAACCAATCGATCAGCGAGATCGCCCTGGCCTGCGGTCTCAGCGACCAGTCTCACCTGACCCGCCTGTTCCATCGCCGCTACGGCGCTCCGCCCCGCGCCTGGCGGCGCGTGCACGGCTGGCCGGTCGCCAGCGCCGCGGAGCAGCCGCTCGGGTTCAGGCGGCCGGGGGATCAAGCGGCAGCGCGATCGTGA